A window from Populus trichocarpa isolate Nisqually-1 chromosome 3, P.trichocarpa_v4.1, whole genome shotgun sequence encodes these proteins:
- the LOC7463598 gene encoding casein kinase 1-like protein HD16 isoform X2 has translation MLLSLIRVFIIFLSKVQVGGSPLYRIERKLGKGGFGQVFVGRRANGGNERATGSGALEVALKFEHRNSKGCNYGPPYEWQVYNTLGGSHGVPRVHYKGRQGDYYVMVMDMLGPSLWDVWNSSGQTMSSEMVACIAAESLSILEKMHSRGYVHGDVKPENFLLGQPSTPQEKKLFLVDLGLATKWKDSSTGQHVEYDQRPDMFRGTVRYASVHAHLGRTASRRDDLESLAYTLIFLHKGRLPWQGYQGDNKSFLVCKKKMATSPEMLCCFCPPPFRQFFEIVVNMKFDEEPNYSKLISLFESLIGPNPAIRPINTEGAQKIICQVGQKRGRLNIEEEEDDGQPKKKVRLGVPATQWISIYNAKPPMKQRYHYNVADGRLGQHVERGIADGLLISCVASSSNLWALIMDAGTNFTSQVYELSPFFLHKEWIMEQWEKNYYISSIAGSNNGSSLVVMSKGTQYTQQSYKVSDSFPFKWINKKWREGFYVTSMATAGTRWGVVMSRNAGFSDQVVELDFLYPSEGIHRRWDTGFRITSTAATFDQAALILSVPKRKPGDETQETLRTSQFPSTHVKEKWAKNLYLACLCYGRTVS, from the exons ATGCTCCTTTCCCTGATAAG AgtgtttattattttcttatccaAGGTTCAAGTGGGAGGGTCACCTTTATATAGGATAGAAAGGAAGTTGGGGAAAGGTGGTTTTGGTCAGGTGTTTGTTGGTCGTCGTGCTAATGGTGGAAATGAACGTGCGACGGGTTCTGGTGCCCTGGAG GTGGCCCTGAAATTTGAGCACAGAAACAGCAAAGGCTGTAATTATGGCCCTCCGTATGAATGGCAAGTTTACAA CACACTTGGTGGTAGTCATGGTGTGCCAAGAGTACACTATAAAGGAAGGCAAGGAGACTATTATGTAATG GTTATGGACATGTTGGGCCCTAGCCTCTGGGATGTATGGAATTCTTCTGGGCAGAC GATGTCCTCAGAAATGGTAGCTTGTATTGCAGCTGAGTCTCTCTCAATTTTGGAGAAGATGCACTCAAGAGG CTATGTGCATGGAGATGTAAAGCCTGAAAACTTTTTACTTGGTCAGCCATCTACACCTCAAGAGAAGAAGTTATTTCTTGTTGACCTTGGATTAG CAACAAAGTGGAAAGACAGCAGTACTGGACAACATGTTGAATATGATCAGCGCCCTGATATGTTTAG GGGAACTGTTCGATATGCTAGTGTTCATGCTCATTTGGGAAGAACTGCCAGTAGGAGAGATGATCTTGAATCTCTTGCTTATACACTCATCTTCCTTCACAAAGGCAGATTGCCATGGCAGGGCTACCAG GGTGACAATAAGTCCTTCTTGGTTTGCAAAAAGAAGATGGCAACATCTCCAGAGATGCTGTGCTGCTTCTGTCCTCCTCCTTTCAGACAGTTTTTTGAAATCGTGGTGAATATGAAATTTGACGAGGAGCCCAACTATTCAAAGTTAATATCTTTGTTTGAGAGCTTGATAGGACCAAATCCAGCTATAAGACCAATAAACACAGAGGGTGCTCAAAAG atcatttgtcaagttGGTCAAAAACGTGGTAGGCTGAATATcgaggaggaagaagatgatgggcAACCTAAGAAGAAAGTCCGTCTTGGAGTTCCTGCTACACAATGGATTTCTATTTACAACGCTAAGCCACCAATGAAACAGAG GTACCATTATAATGTTGCTGATGGAAGGCTGGGTCAACATGTGGAGAGAGGAATTGCTGATGGTCTGCTTATAAGCTGTGTTGCATCTTCTTCCAATCTTTGGGCATTAATAATGGATGCTGGAACTAATTTTACAAGCCAAGTTTATGAACTATCACCTTTTTTCTTACACAAG GAATGGATAATGGAACAATGGGAGAAGAACTATTACATCAGTTCCATCGCTGGTTCTAACAATGGAAGCTCTCTCGTGGTGATGTCCAAAG GCACTCAATACACTCAACAGTCTTACAAAGTAAGCGATTCTTTTCCCTTTAAGTGGATAAACAAGAAGTGGAGAGAAGGGTTTTATGTGACTTCAATGGCTACTGCTGGAACCCGCTGGGGTGTTGTCATGTCACGCAATGCAGGCTTCAGTGATCAG GTTGTGGAGCTTGATTTTCTGTATCCAAGTGAGGGCATTCACAGAAGGTGGGATACTGGCTTTAGAATTACATCAACTGCTGCAACCTTTGATCAAGCTGCTCTCATCTTGA
- the LOC7463598 gene encoding casein kinase 1-like protein HD16 isoform X1, whose amino-acid sequence MPELRRNRARLARNQQQQKQTDPPVARNYVKTRAAVAREAKKRPRTRLEAKRLKEKEEEGDNSNRNRNSNSNRRVEEEEEGKRVILISESDKKGKNLLVDIEEEEKVEKLKGPMADDSGGLSANKAGGQEEEGNNAPFPDKVQVGGSPLYRIERKLGKGGFGQVFVGRRANGGNERATGSGALEVALKFEHRNSKGCNYGPPYEWQVYNTLGGSHGVPRVHYKGRQGDYYVMVMDMLGPSLWDVWNSSGQTMSSEMVACIAAESLSILEKMHSRGYVHGDVKPENFLLGQPSTPQEKKLFLVDLGLATKWKDSSTGQHVEYDQRPDMFRGTVRYASVHAHLGRTASRRDDLESLAYTLIFLHKGRLPWQGYQGDNKSFLVCKKKMATSPEMLCCFCPPPFRQFFEIVVNMKFDEEPNYSKLISLFESLIGPNPAIRPINTEGAQKIICQVGQKRGRLNIEEEEDDGQPKKKVRLGVPATQWISIYNAKPPMKQRYHYNVADGRLGQHVERGIADGLLISCVASSSNLWALIMDAGTNFTSQVYELSPFFLHKEWIMEQWEKNYYISSIAGSNNGSSLVVMSKGTQYTQQSYKVSDSFPFKWINKKWREGFYVTSMATAGTRWGVVMSRNAGFSDQVVELDFLYPSEGIHRRWDTGFRITSTAATFDQAALILSVPKRKPGDETQETLRTSQFPSTHVKEKWAKNLYLACLCYGRTVS is encoded by the exons ATGCCTGAGCTTAGAAGAAATCGCGCAAGGTTAGCGCGAAATCAACAACAACAGAAGCAAACAGACCCTCCAGTTGCGAGAAATTACGTGAAGACCCGTGCTGCTGTAGCTAGAGAAGCGAAGAAGAGACCGAGGACAAGATTGGAAGCGAAAAGGTtgaaagagaaggaagaagaaggtgaTAATAGTAATAGGAATAggaatagtaatagtaatagaagagttgaggaggaggaggagggtaaAAGGGTAATTTTGATATCAGAGAGTGATAAGAAAGGAAAGAATTTGCTAGTTgatattgaagaagaagagaaagttgAAAAATTGAAAGGTCCAATGGCTGATGATAGTGGAGGTTTAAGTGCTAATAAAGCTGGTGGCCAAGAAGAAGAGGGGAACAATGCTCCTTTCCCTGATAAG GTTCAAGTGGGAGGGTCACCTTTATATAGGATAGAAAGGAAGTTGGGGAAAGGTGGTTTTGGTCAGGTGTTTGTTGGTCGTCGTGCTAATGGTGGAAATGAACGTGCGACGGGTTCTGGTGCCCTGGAG GTGGCCCTGAAATTTGAGCACAGAAACAGCAAAGGCTGTAATTATGGCCCTCCGTATGAATGGCAAGTTTACAA CACACTTGGTGGTAGTCATGGTGTGCCAAGAGTACACTATAAAGGAAGGCAAGGAGACTATTATGTAATG GTTATGGACATGTTGGGCCCTAGCCTCTGGGATGTATGGAATTCTTCTGGGCAGAC GATGTCCTCAGAAATGGTAGCTTGTATTGCAGCTGAGTCTCTCTCAATTTTGGAGAAGATGCACTCAAGAGG CTATGTGCATGGAGATGTAAAGCCTGAAAACTTTTTACTTGGTCAGCCATCTACACCTCAAGAGAAGAAGTTATTTCTTGTTGACCTTGGATTAG CAACAAAGTGGAAAGACAGCAGTACTGGACAACATGTTGAATATGATCAGCGCCCTGATATGTTTAG GGGAACTGTTCGATATGCTAGTGTTCATGCTCATTTGGGAAGAACTGCCAGTAGGAGAGATGATCTTGAATCTCTTGCTTATACACTCATCTTCCTTCACAAAGGCAGATTGCCATGGCAGGGCTACCAG GGTGACAATAAGTCCTTCTTGGTTTGCAAAAAGAAGATGGCAACATCTCCAGAGATGCTGTGCTGCTTCTGTCCTCCTCCTTTCAGACAGTTTTTTGAAATCGTGGTGAATATGAAATTTGACGAGGAGCCCAACTATTCAAAGTTAATATCTTTGTTTGAGAGCTTGATAGGACCAAATCCAGCTATAAGACCAATAAACACAGAGGGTGCTCAAAAG atcatttgtcaagttGGTCAAAAACGTGGTAGGCTGAATATcgaggaggaagaagatgatgggcAACCTAAGAAGAAAGTCCGTCTTGGAGTTCCTGCTACACAATGGATTTCTATTTACAACGCTAAGCCACCAATGAAACAGAG GTACCATTATAATGTTGCTGATGGAAGGCTGGGTCAACATGTGGAGAGAGGAATTGCTGATGGTCTGCTTATAAGCTGTGTTGCATCTTCTTCCAATCTTTGGGCATTAATAATGGATGCTGGAACTAATTTTACAAGCCAAGTTTATGAACTATCACCTTTTTTCTTACACAAG GAATGGATAATGGAACAATGGGAGAAGAACTATTACATCAGTTCCATCGCTGGTTCTAACAATGGAAGCTCTCTCGTGGTGATGTCCAAAG GCACTCAATACACTCAACAGTCTTACAAAGTAAGCGATTCTTTTCCCTTTAAGTGGATAAACAAGAAGTGGAGAGAAGGGTTTTATGTGACTTCAATGGCTACTGCTGGAACCCGCTGGGGTGTTGTCATGTCACGCAATGCAGGCTTCAGTGATCAG GTTGTGGAGCTTGATTTTCTGTATCCAAGTGAGGGCATTCACAGAAGGTGGGATACTGGCTTTAGAATTACATCAACTGCTGCAACCTTTGATCAAGCTGCTCTCATCTTGA
- the LOC7463595 gene encoding F-box protein At5g07610: MASSCSSHLPSSIMTLPTQKHFSSVDAVFGNDDLVTEILLRVPAKAVLKLKLVSKKWLSIISPTSFAILHTRRNPHTVSALLLNFSSFFEEPSKHKYVSLDGKSLVYLSYDFLDFDPNNLGCFSTYVSQSCNGLLLCPKWRWCSTERSKPTDYIFNPTTRQFALLPLPPNDGKYFTRIQLVFDPLESPRYRVVCIQFFNSELKIYVYSSETKDWKLSVKLENFDLLSVNFTDGVSWNGAVHWMSPMGNGLSFLLDMECLQTIPRPPLPENWQDKNFRYFGESGGQLHFIGILAGNQNPDDLNLGIVSPDMSHDQSTDQSIVVYSMERGCSKWFAKYCLHMNAIVMAYPEITEDKDPTTSPFSAEKWFDLLSFIEGNDEEGALLVMRISGEIISYSFKNNILKKILSFPLKHATCYAFNYTETLSCV; this comes from the coding sequence ATGGCTTCCTCTTGTTCAAGCCATTTACCTTCTTCCATTATGACCTTGCCAACGCAGAAGCATTTCTCATCTGTTGATGCTGTGTTTGGCAATGATGACCTTGTCACTGAGATTCTACTGCGTGTGCCTGCAAAAGCAGTCCTGAAACTCAAGTTAGTTTCCAAGAAATGGCTTTCTATCATCTCCCCCACGAGTTTTGCTATCCTCCATACCCGCCGCAATCCCCATACCGTCTCTGCTCTTCTTCTCaatttttcctcatttttcgAGGAACCATCTAAGCACAAATATGTTTCTCTTGATGGGAAATCATTAGTCTACTTGTCCtatgattttcttgattttgaccCCAACAACCTAGGGTGTTTTAGTACATATGTTTCTCAGTCCTGTAATGGCTTGCTTCTGTGTCCTAAATGGAGATGGTGTTCAACAGAGAGGTCTAAACCAACAGATTATATATTCAATCCTACCACAAGACAATTCGCATTGCTGCCACTACCACCTAACGATGGAAAATATTTTACTCGGATTCAGTTGGTGTTTGATCCTTTGGAATCGCCTCGTTATCGGGTTGTTTGCATTCAGTTCTTTAATTCAGAGCTTAAAATTTATGTGTACTCATCCGAGACCAAGGATTGGAAGCTTTCTGTGAAGCTAGaaaattttgatcttttatcTGTCAACTTTACTGATGGTGTCTCTTGGAATGGTGCTGTTCATTGGATGAGTCCTATGGGGAATGGTTTAAGTTTCTTGCTTGATATGGAATGCCTTCAGACAATTCCAAGGCCTCCACTTCCTGAGAATTGGCAGGATAAAAATTTCAGGTACTTTGGGGAGTCTGGCGGGCAATTGCATTTTATTGGGATTCTAGCAGGAAACCAAAATCCTGATGATTTGAACTTGGGTATTGTCTCCCCTGATATGTCTCATGACCAAAGTACTGATCAATCCATTGTAGTTTATTCCATGGAGAGAGGCTGCTCAAAATGGTTTGCTAAGTACTGTCTCCATATGAATGCCATTGTAATGGCATACCCTGAGATAACAGAAGATAAAGATCCTACAACCTCACCATTTTCGGCCGAGAAATGGTTTGATTTACTGTCGTTTATCGAGGGGAACGATGAAGAAGGGGCATTGCTGGTGATGAGAATCTCTGGTGAGATCATATCTTACAGCTTCAAGAACAACATATTGAAGAAGATTTTGAGTTTTCCTCTTAAGCATGCTACCTGCTATGCTTTCAACTACACTGAGACATTATCTTGTGTTTAA